In Erigeron canadensis isolate Cc75 chromosome 1, C_canadensis_v1, whole genome shotgun sequence, a single window of DNA contains:
- the LOC122589321 gene encoding RING-H2 finger protein ATL52-like has translation MAGDNNTLLTEIYIILLIIASGALLIALYHCISMLWWDLQRHRRQRGPIEIQLQTNDISFDNSVAELIPAHKHKKVMGSDDDEPMCAVCLSDFEEGEELRTLPDCMHSFHVPCIDMWLYSHRNCPVCRMDATTIATPLVEIVYIVDPQPQDRQDEEEVITRPLNLDVPQDLRSST, from the coding sequence ATGGCTGGTGATAATAACACACTTCTaactgaaatatatataattcttctTATTATCGCATCGGGGGCTTTGTTGATTGCCTTATATCATTGTATCTCAATGCTTTGGTGGGATTTACAACGACATAGAAGACAAAGAGGCCCAATAGAAATACAATTACAAACAAATGATATAAGTTTTGATAATTCTGTAGCGGAACTAATCCCAGCCCATAAGCATAAAAAGGTAATGGGCTCGGACGATGATGAGCCCATGTGCGCAGTTTGTCTAAGTGACTTCGAGGAAGGGGAAGAGCTACGAACTTTGCCCGATTGTATGCACTCGTTTCATGTCCCGTGTATCGATATGTGGTTGTACTCGCATCGTAATTGTCCTGTTTGTAGAATGGATGCGACCACTATAGCGACACCTTTGGTTGAAATTGTATATATAGTTGACCCACAACCACAAGACCGTCAAGACGAGGAAGAGGTAATTACAAGACCATTAAATCTTGATGTACCACAAGATCTTAGAAGCTCAACGTAA